GCATGCATTATCATTAATTgattatgcaaatttaaacAAGTCTACTAATCAAATTAATCTTGATAAATCACATTTTAAAATCAACGATCGTACGATCGAATTAAGCATACCAGCACTTGATGGTAATGCAACTGATAGCTCTAGCGAATCTGAGTTAGATCAAGACATTACCATTGATAGACAAGAGAAACGCATTTGTGTTTACAAATCAAGCACAAAATCTAAAAAAGAAGCAAATGTTcattcttcgttaaaaaaacgGAGAATGGAGCttgaaaattctgattttGGTTCTCCTCGTAAACGCCggaatatttgttcaaatttattagaaaatgaattgcATTATACTCCAACTAAAATACGAAGCATACAAAATCATTCTTTATTAGGAAAATATTCTCCTCtcagtataaaaatattatctccAAAAGCAAagagaaatttagaaaaaaattcatctatAGATGAACCTTCGAGTTCAAAATCAACTTGTACAACTCCAAAGcgaaatagtaataaattgaGAATGGATTTACTTCACAATAAAGTTTGTGGTCTGAGTTCCATCTCAGTAAGCTCTAAGCACAATCAATGTGTAAGTATTAGCAATCAATCTGAATCTCTTGATTCAGAGAAAGAAGAAtgtaataatactaaaaataataaagaggTTCGTAAACGATTAAGCTTTTGGGATACTAAtgagaagaaaattgattGTACAACGATTAATATTGATGAATGCCATTCTGAACATTCGTCAGagaatgaagaaagaaaaattgaaattccttttgaaaatgaaaacgatatttgtaatataacaTATACGCAATAtcttaacgaaaaattgaaatcacaATTAGACAATCCAAATTCTGTATCAGTAGAAATTAGAAGTGGAATtacaaaagataaaataatcaGTATCACTACTAAATATAATCCACCAAGTAGAGAAAGAGTTATAAACACTATGAAGACATATGATATTTCAGAATGTAAATCAAGTGGACCATTCTTTAGCAATAAAGTTGACCttgtgaaacaaaaagaaagttcaaataaaaacaccAGCATTAACgatttgatttcatttaaatccaACTTGTTCGGAATTACGGGTATTAAGCTTTGGcgtagaatgaaaataaacgaattttatcCTTCTGGAGCAAATATAAAGTCTCGCGATATAAAAAGAGTTCTTGCAGGATATAATTCGATAATAATACTACCGCTTTTTCATCCACCGACACCGAAACACGTTAGAACTTGGTTACgagcaaaaaaatatttattagaaagaaataataaagagaatgaaataagaaataattctgaTGTAAAAGATACCAAGGAGACAGAGacaaattcatcaaattcaaattgtgATAAAAAGTTGATAGAGTGTGTTGATATTGAAAAACATAATTCAATCAATAAAAAGTTCACtaataataaagatacaaaAGCAGAGTCGCAAAATTGTAACAGTTCAAAATATTCAGATGGATCTAACGATACTCTCAATCCTTCTTTAGAGAAAATGCTTGAAAAtccattgttatttaaaaataatgacacACAGCAACATTTAGGAATTTCATATGGGCAGATTGAATATACTATCAAAGGACATAGTGGTAATGTCGgagatgaaaattttcaaaatgccaaaGGCCTTActgttgtaaatattaacttcgaaaatgagaccTTATATAATACtgctaattattaatattcataaaatgtcatatttaaattattacagcATCAATATCTGACGCTATTATCTGTGGAAATACATGTTGTCACACGTGGGAAACTTCTACCTGATCCAGAACATGATTCAATCGGAGCAATATTTTATGCTATTCACAATGATACTCCATTATCCACACATActgaacaaataaaacatgGTAAATGTTAAAGTATCATCCTTCAtgagtttttataaaaaattcgcGACTAACGGTAAGAATAATGTTGTTTCAGGTGCTGTTGTTGTGAATTGTTCTATACCTAATTCAAAagtaaaaagtatttattcgaCTAGTACTACATGTCCTACATCGTACGTCGCAAGTGAAGAGGATTTATTAAATAGTCTGATAACATTAATTAGATATTGTGACCCAGATATTTTAGTTGGTTGGGAAATAGAATCTCTTTCATGGGGTTACATTCTGCAGAGAGCATCTTGTATCGGcttcaataatttcatatgGCAAATTTCGAGAATTGCAAATGTCGCTCCTACCTATAAAGGAAAAACATCAGACAAAGACAATTTAACTGATACAAAAATACCAGGTCGAATTATTCTTGATGTTTGGAGAATAATGCGACATGAAATACCATTATTGGACTacacatttgaaaatattatgtataatgttTTACGAGAAAGAATTTCATGTCCTCCCTTCCAAACTTTAACAGAGTGGTGGAAGCATAGAAATATATCAATATGGTGGAGAGTTATTACACATTATATTACAAGAGTTATTGGCACACTGAGAATATTGATACATCGTGATATTATTGGACGAACATGCGAACATGCACGACTTTTTGGAATTCAGTTTTACGAAGTTTTCTCACGAGGTTCTCAATTTCGAGTTGAATCAATGATGCTAAGGCTCGCGAAACCTTTGAATTACATTCCTGTTTCACCATCTATACAACAACGAGCAAATATGCGAGCACCCGGATCTCTACCACTTATCATGGAACCAGAATCTGTATTTTATACTGATCCACTGATAGTTCTTGATTTTCAAAGCTTGTATCCAAGCATTATTATTGCTTATAATTATTGCTTTTCTACATGCTTAGGTCGTGTAGAGCATATTGGACATCACGAACCATTCGAGTTTGGTGCGACTACGTTAAGAGTGAAAAAAAGCACTGCTCAAAAGTtacaaggaaaaataaatttctcaccTTGTGGGGTAGCCTTCGTAAAACCAGAAATACGACTCGGAATATTGCCGCGTATGCTcacagaaattttaaatacacgaTTAATGGTGAAAGAATCCatgaaaattcatggaaatgaaaattctgtATTGCAGCGTATTCTTTATTCGCAACAGCTAGGTCtcaaattaattgcaaatgtTACTTATGGTTATACAGCTGCTAATTTTAGCGGAAGAATGCCTTGTATCGAAGTATGTACAATATACacgattaatatatttcataaatatgtaactgaattaattatatttctaataatattttagattgGAGATAGCGTTGTTAGTAAAGGTAGAGAAACATTAGAACGAGCAATTAAAATCGTAGAATCTACACCAAAATGGGGAGCACAAGTCGTTTATGGAGATACagattcattatttattcttctgcCTGGAAAATCAAGAAAAGATGCATTTATTATTGGAGCAGAAATTGCCGATACCGTTACCGCAGCCAATCCTCCCCCTGTAAAacttaaatttgaaaaaattttacagCCAGCAATATTACaaactaaaaaaagatattgCGGTTACATGTACGAATTTCCTGAGCAAACAGAACCCAAATATTTAGCTAAGGGTATTGAAACTGTCCGTAGAGATGGTTGTCCAGCTGTAGCTAAAATACTGGAAAAGTCATTGAAGATTTTGTTTGACACTAAAGACCTCTCTTTACTGAAGCTATACGTTACTAGgcaatttgataaaattttatgcaGGAAAATATCAATTGAAGACTTAACATTTGCAAAGGAATTTCGTGGTTTACGTGGTTATAAAACGAATGCTTGCGTGCCTGCATTAGAACTAACGCGAAGATTAATACGAAAAGATCCTCGAGCTATACCTCGCACCGGTGAAAGAGTACGATACGTTATAGTAGCTGGTGCTCCAAATCAACCACTTATTCATTGTGTGCGAACTCCAATGGAAGTGATTGTAGATGAGGGTTTAAATCCAAATTCTGTCTATTATATAACTAAAGTTATTATACCACCTCTTAATCGATGTTTAAATCTAATTGGAGTCGATGTTAATACATGGTATAATAGATATAGAATATTCTacttttacattacattacatattattctaaatactGATCCTACATTACATTTTCAGGTATAAAGAAATGTCTCATCGGCAAATATCCGATAAAGCagttaatttgtttacagacaATCAAAAGTTAACTATTCGACAGTTTTTCAGTTCTGTTACATGTGCCTCTTGCGGAGATAAAACGCAGAAGGACATTTGCGCGAATTGCATGGTACATTCAAGTCAAACAGTAACTATTCTACACGAAAAGATACGATGGTTGGAACGCGCTCATTCCGAACTTACTgctgtaaatatataatttctatatttcactTTCTATATAAACACTTTTAACCATTcgcataatttttttctagatTTGTCAGTCTTGTACCGGTTActtggaaaatgtaaaatgtgaATCATTGAATTGCCCAGTATTATATCGTTTATCTCAAGCTCGAAGAGATCTTATACAAATAccttatttaaacaatattatctGTGATGGTGATATAGAAGGAAGGAATACAATAtagtaatgtttattttggTTTGCTAAATTGTAtacactttaatttttataattatagcgaaaattatttttatatgctagaaaaataaattgtagtatagatatttaatgtatcgaattttcgaattaaatttcgtgGCATTAGCTGGAAAATGGCGGATCCTAACCTTAACGTTACTTCATGACTCTAATGATAGGATCTCTGTAGTCGCAGATTCATTCTGTTTCAATCGTGCTATCTTTAAGTATATTAAGTAGTTTATGATTTCCCGTAAGAGAAGAGCCTTCGATTAGCTTTGATCACGctttttcgttgaaattgaaagaagttCTATTCATCGGATTCGATAACCATGTCGTTAAAAACTTAGTATCATCATTAAAATACGTATACCtttgttagaaattaaatcCAGTATCATCTCTAATGTATACCTTTCCCGCGCAGTGCTATTTTGAAAATAGCtttattaaatgataattaaGTGATTCCGTCGTTAAACAATAACCGATTGgaattcaaacatttatcattTCTGTGTAGATTTACTATCTGCTTTATTaatagacaaatatttttggaattacGTTAAATGCTGCATTTTATCACAATCATTATGACTATTCGTTTCGCTGATATTCTGCAAATTGCAATATTAATATGTTCATTGCGATCCAAATTTGATTgaatatgcatttataaattagaaaaattgatagacTTAGCTTGGTATATAGAATTAGCTTAAATCTGTTGTGACGTTACGGAAgaacatttacaaaatttgtacgtattatttttcctcTTATCAGTTAATGATGTACAGGTTATTCCTGAGATATAATGTTATATACTATGTACTATGTTTTGTACATgtattggatttatttaattaatcttaaGTGTTTGTTTTCAATGGGTTATTGTCAATTCATTATTTGATGGCTTGATGGATTCTTTAGTGGATACAATGTCGAAGCGTAATAAGTCACCTGACAGTAAACAATGCTGTTTCTGTGGACTATCAGAGGATAATGAACTAGAATTCGGAAAGATCTACAAACATGGTGATATTGTCACCCATTATTATTGCTtggtatataattcattacacaattaaatataaattttaactatgtaatataatatgcatgcaagtattttaaatctatattattttaaatttatagctTTTATCATCAAACATGGAACAAAAAGGAACTGATAGTGAGGGCATTTTGGGCTTTTTAGCATTTgatatacaaaaagaattacGTAGAGGAAAAAGATTGGTAATTATACTTATGTAAATACAAGTGAAAGGtttcagaaaagaaattaaaattttttatttttttaaggtatgcACGTATTGTAAGAGAAATGGTGCCACTTTGGGGTGTTGTAATACTAAATGTAaacgaatatttcattatccTTGTGGATTAAGGGCTGGGACCTTAAACCAGTTTTTTGGTGAATTTAGGTATATAACTTGTGattcatattttgtttaaaatttaaatgttattaagaaatggaaatattagtATGGATTATGATCTTCCAGgtcattttgtaaatatcatAGACCAAAACAGAAAATAGATCCTCAAGTAACAAACGAATTAGCAAAAACCAATGAAgtaaattgttatatttgttatgACAGTGTGAATTCTAgcgatataattaatacaatatgGGCTCcttgttgtaaaaaaaatgcctGGTTTCATAGAAAATGTGTTCAAGTAAGATGATATATTGtacattactttattttttgaaacatataaaggtgatttaaaattaaaaaaaaattttgtattttagcAACTTGCTGTAAGTGctggttatttttttaaatgcccTTTATGCAATGataagaaaacatttcaagAAGCAATGTTAGAgtttggtatttttattcctAGTCagtaagtgaaaaataaatgtataatttatactaaATATCGAGTCAtaggtaataattaataagataCTTTGTTTTCAGAGATGCTTCTTGGGAACTTGAGCCAAATGCATTTCACGAACTTTTACATAGACATGATCAATGTGATGCTCCTATATGTCTTTGTCCTAAAGGtagaaaatatacaagttTTAATGCGTAAGTGAAAATGTGCtctgtttacattttatacaattggATAAACAGcttcgtatttcttttctgtgaaaatatattttaacagGAAATGGGAACTGGCACTTTGTCGAACCTGTGGTTCTCAAGGAATTCACATGGCTTGTGGGCAACTTAAATGGGCTAATCCTGTTTGGGACTGTTCAGAATGTATCTCTATACTAAGTAAGCTATAGAtgaatattcctttttttaacaaGTGAACTTACCAATATACTTAACTAGAAATAAAGTCGCTgttgttatattttctttctttttcttctatacAGGTAAATCTACAGAAACTACAAATTCAAACACAACTAGAAGTATGTTACAACAGTATGTATTGATTCTTTTGatctgtttattaattttacgtatttaactattaaaataataggaaattatttaattaggaTTAACACTGACTCAGAAGATAGCGACAGTGACATTTCTGTTGGAAAAGAATCACCTCCGCCATTTATATCAAATGTGTCAATTTCTACTTCTACAATACATACATCTACTGTTAAACAACGTCCTGGTCCACggacatttaaaataaaacaacaactTAAAGCAGCTAGAGAAATGCAAATGTTAGTATTAATGAGTTAACAGCTATTACACTTTATTGTGTAATATACTAAATTCTTTTATgctaacaaaaatgtatttttaatgtcGATCAGAATGCAATTAAGCAATAGTTGTAAGGAAGGAACTAGTATAGGAATCTTGGACTCGACACATGTAGAGGAATCAACTAGTACTAACGAAAATGCTAAGATGAAATTTGATGTGTTATTAGAAGAGGAAATAACGGAAGCATTATCAGCTCCATCGAGTGATAATGTAATTATGCTTGATAGCGATGACGACGTTGTAGAGGtagatatataaatacattaaagttCACATAACTGTTACATTAGATATACAGAATATACCATTcgtattatgtatttatttattcgtaaaaatgCTCACACGTTTTTTACAGGTCATTGATAAtagttcattaaaaaatacaccAGTTACCCTTAATGTTAACGaaactgaaacaaaaaatttatctCAATCCAGAAATGAAATTCCAGAAATGAATACGATACGTAATTATAATCTACAAACAATAGGGAAATTAATACACATAAATGATACGAGACagagttttaataataattttttaagaagtaACTCAAATGTTACTAGATCCGTTCTTTCAAACGAAAACAGTTTACAAAATGAGGTTATATCTGATAGCTTAAAAGAGACGATACATCCGAACAAAGAAAGTGAATACAAATGTGTTGACATCTTTCCTgacataaaaattacaaatgtaatttctttgaCACCTGAAGAATTTGAAAAGGTGCCATGTACAGTTGAAgaacagaaagaaaacaatgttGAGTGCTTAAAATCACACTATagtaatgaattattaagtAGTACACCAGTATTTCAGTCTTTGCTTTCTCCAAGTAGTTGTTCAAtgtcaaatttaaaaagaaaatttgacgacACTTTCGATTCAACAACTACACTTGAAGATAAATCTAAAAGAACAAGAAACCTCAATACACACGAACTAGAGCAACAATCAGATTCATTTAGAAATCTCGAAACTGCCAATAGATCTATTACACctgtaaataatgtttcaactTCAACATTTGctaaaaattgtgtacaaatt
The sequence above is drawn from the Hylaeus volcanicus isolate JK05 chromosome 2, UHH_iyHylVolc1.0_haploid, whole genome shotgun sequence genome and encodes:
- the LOC128885192 gene encoding uncharacterized protein PF3D7_1120600-like isoform X1, which translates into the protein MDSLVDTMSKRNKSPDSKQCCFCGLSEDNELEFGKIYKHGDIVTHYYCLLLSSNMEQKGTDSEGILGFLAFDIQKELRRGKRLVCTYCKRNGATLGCCNTKCKRIFHYPCGLRAGTLNQFFGEFRSFCKYHRPKQKIDPQVTNELAKTNEVNCYICYDSVNSSDIINTIWAPCCKKNAWFHRKCVQQLAVSAGYFFKCPLCNDKKTFQEAMLEFGIFIPSQDASWELEPNAFHELLHRHDQCDAPICLCPKGRKYTSFNAKWELALCRTCGSQGIHMACGQLKWANPVWDCSECISILSKSTETTNSNTTRSMLQQINTDSEDSDSDISVGKESPPPFISNVSISTSTIHTSTVKQRPGPRTFKIKQQLKAAREMQIMQLSNSCKEGTSIGILDSTHVEESTSTNENAKMKFDVLLEEEITEALSAPSSDNVIMLDSDDDVVEVIDNSSLKNTPVTLNVNETETKNLSQSRNEIPEMNTIRNYNLQTIGKLIHINDTRQSFNNNFLRSNSNVTRSVLSNENSLQNEVISDSLKETIHPNKESEYKCVDIFPDIKITNVISLTPEEFEKVPCTVEEQKENNVECLKSHYSNELLSSTPVFQSLLSPSSCSMSNLKRKFDDTFDSTTTLEDKSKRTRNLNTHELEQQSDSFRNLETANRSITPVNNVSTSTFAKNCVQINNNMYDTSANIPNIKSIDQLHIQVKHTCVTNNHALNKQTSNAECSVVDKCILYDVSDASEYKEEDKNVANEGYTTNCDGDAGTRPAAKSRYQKYANATRIDPTEEFIKLDRILSPSDKSGDSDKWKSQNDTEMATISMHRTPNAMSSNLTHERRNGKTECNNNRLIPEYIRLRDLKFRVYNPNNLQMTLYDKFSVNINMESATNTKRNMKLDASSRKAVQQKVLKMQSETSSNFRSGNVFHSISSTYNKDKTKYNVFINDQSESFRDDAKENLDPIITIPCKSITDNSVTSTTAVANNLTVSTNSNNHSEDENSTHFVHNTSKIIEEDNWRNRENLVNNINIVNNAENTFDVEERINATPYATVHSNEKHFRNISDMQNIQSLNSDHVTSSIGEKRNVKIGIRNDSFESTKLVHQALYFEDRVNSKTENKTKSMIETCFKISIDLKKIENFIDNNPDLFFIYKKKDDERCFEKLDFLKERTDTTETINISTKHITLPKNKVAELKNQINEDNKKTEDVIGTENLAQEPRYIKSSLRNNQKRDLQRTINHFEKQCIFNR
- the LOC128885192 gene encoding uncharacterized protein PF3D7_1120600-like isoform X3; translation: MSKRNKSPDSKQCCFCGLSEDNELEFGKIYKHGDIVTHYYCLLLSSNMEQKGTDSEGILGFLAFDIQKELRRGKRLVCTYCKRNGATLGCCNTKCKRIFHYPCGLRAGTLNQFFGEFRSFCKYHRPKQKIDPQVTNELAKTNEVNCYICYDSVNSSDIINTIWAPCCKKNAWFHRKCVQQLAVSAGYFFKCPLCNDKKTFQEAMLEFGIFIPSQDASWELEPNAFHELLHRHDQCDAPICLCPKGRKYTSFNAKWELALCRTCGSQGIHMACGQLKWANPVWDCSECISILSKSTETTNSNTTRSMLQQINTDSEDSDSDISVGKESPPPFISNVSISTSTIHTSTVKQRPGPRTFKIKQQLKAAREMQIMQLSNSCKEGTSIGILDSTHVEESTSTNENAKMKFDVLLEEEITEALSAPSSDNVIMLDSDDDVVEVIDNSSLKNTPVTLNVNETETKNLSQSRNEIPEMNTIRNYNLQTIGKLIHINDTRQSFNNNFLRSNSNVTRSVLSNENSLQNEVISDSLKETIHPNKESEYKCVDIFPDIKITNVISLTPEEFEKVPCTVEEQKENNVECLKSHYSNELLSSTPVFQSLLSPSSCSMSNLKRKFDDTFDSTTTLEDKSKRTRNLNTHELEQQSDSFRNLETANRSITPVNNVSTSTFAKNCVQINNNMYDTSANIPNIKSIDQLHIQVKHTCVTNNHALNKQTSNAECSVVDKCILYDVSDASEYKEEDKNVANEGYTTNCDGDAGTRPAAKSRYQKYANATRIDPTEEFIKLDRILSPSDKSGDSDKWKSQNDTEMATISMHRTPNAMSSNLTHERRNGKTECNNNRLIPEYIRLRDLKFRVYNPNNLQMTLYDKFSVNINMESATNTKRNMKLDASSRKAVQQKVLKMQSETSSNFRSGNVFHSISSTYNKDKTKYNVFINDQSESFRDDAKENLDPIITIPCKSITDNSVTSTTAVANNLTVSTNSNNHSEDENSTHFVHNTSKIIEEDNWRNRENLVNNINIVNNAENTFDVEERINATPYATVHSNEKHFRNISDMQNIQSLNSDHVTSSIGEKRNVKIGIRNDSFESTKLVHQALYFEDRVNSKTENKTKSMIETCFKISIDLKKIENFIDNNPDLFFIYKKKDDERCFEKLDFLKERTDTTETINISTKHITLPKNKVAELKNQINEDNKKTEDVIGTENLAQEPRYIKSSLRNNQKRDLQRTINHFEKQCIFNR
- the LOC128885190 gene encoding DNA polymerase zeta catalytic subunit, giving the protein MFSINLVTLDSYQSVPTPELDIVFSHFRGAEIRQVPVIRIFGSTPRGIKTCLHVHGVFPYMYVPCMIENNVDSFMYKLATAIDSAINVSMGSAVSNNQHVYKIQKVSGIPLYGFHKTEHLFFKIYFYNPAMIKRAADLLQNGMILSHSLQPHEAHIPFILQFMMDYNLYGMSLINLKDVKHRQCMYTDSKENSQNENSLSFSNSEKYLPGSVIRQSTCKLEVDAQATDILNRQEIQNVLDINPGIAAIWNNEKCRREANGLPDVESQLLYSNTNDRVYAATDNDIYQEERLAQRLQAISQISETVTSATSSTVSYPLEVENEDNLINASCVLDHFKLSVLDEESKDEIDLNNQLLGFEKPNISKQTSLLDWSLETSILDTGDIHLVEILANLAGPNEEDKIVDDDSMLGSQYSILSNQIKEDNEDDEDDEVENLNITSFDLDSLSSWNSDTKPSTESYVPEIGNKEEEINKDTAGILENNIEDISLSSFPQYDGLNDLFLKDENHLSKKPAVNKVEKWKKTRKKLETKSKDTNKIQRYSDLLPKKTLTFQLNFNEVSNMNNKLWRILSKLDHQDLDVYDVDEVVHALSLIDYANLNKSTNQINLDKSHFKINDRTIELSIPALDGNATDSSSESELDQDITIDRQEKRICVYKSSTKSKKEANVHSSLKKRRMELENSDFGSPRKRRNICSNLLENELHYTPTKIRSIQNHSLLGKYSPLSIKILSPKAKRNLEKNSSIDEPSSSKSTCTTPKRNSNKLRMDLLHNKVCGLSSISVSSKHNQCVSISNQSESLDSEKEECNNTKNNKEVRKRLSFWDTNEKKIDCTTINIDECHSEHSSENEERKIEIPFENENDICNITYTQYLNEKLKSQLDNPNSVSVEIRSGITKDKIISITTKYNPPSRERVINTMKTYDISECKSSGPFFSNKVDLVKQKESSNKNTSINDLISFKSNLFGITGIKLWRRMKINEFYPSGANIKSRDIKRVLAGYNSIIILPLFHPPTPKHVRTWLRAKKYLLERNNKENEIRNNSDVKDTKETETNSSNSNCDKKLIECVDIEKHNSINKKFTNNKDTKAESQNCNSSKYSDGSNDTLNPSLEKMLENPLLFKNNDTQQHLGISYGQIEYTIKGHSGNVGDENFQNAKGLTVHQYLTLLSVEIHVVTRGKLLPDPEHDSIGAIFYAIHNDTPLSTHTEQIKHGAVVVNCSIPNSKVKSIYSTSTTCPTSYVASEEDLLNSLITLIRYCDPDILVGWEIESLSWGYILQRASCIGFNNFIWQISRIANVAPTYKGKTSDKDNLTDTKIPGRIILDVWRIMRHEIPLLDYTFENIMYNVLRERISCPPFQTLTEWWKHRNISIWWRVITHYITRVIGTLRILIHRDIIGRTCEHARLFGIQFYEVFSRGSQFRVESMMLRLAKPLNYIPVSPSIQQRANMRAPGSLPLIMEPESVFYTDPLIVLDFQSLYPSIIIAYNYCFSTCLGRVEHIGHHEPFEFGATTLRVKKSTAQKLQGKINFSPCGVAFVKPEIRLGILPRMLTEILNTRLMVKESMKIHGNENSVLQRILYSQQLGLKLIANVTYGYTAANFSGRMPCIEIGDSVVSKGRETLERAIKIVESTPKWGAQVVYGDTDSLFILLPGKSRKDAFIIGAEIADTVTAANPPPVKLKFEKILQPAILQTKKRYCGYMYEFPEQTEPKYLAKGIETVRRDGCPAVAKILEKSLKILFDTKDLSLLKLYVTRQFDKILCRKISIEDLTFAKEFRGLRGYKTNACVPALELTRRLIRKDPRAIPRTGERVRYVIVAGAPNQPLIHCVRTPMEVIVDEGLNPNSVYYITKVIIPPLNRCLNLIGVDVNTWYKEMSHRQISDKAVNLFTDNQKLTIRQFFSSVTCASCGDKTQKDICANCMVHSSQTVTILHEKIRWLERAHSELTAICQSCTGYLENVKCESLNCPVLYRLSQARRDLIQIPYLNNIICDGDIEGRNTI
- the LOC128885192 gene encoding uncharacterized protein PF3D7_1120600-like isoform X2, which translates into the protein MDSLVDTMSKRNKSPDSKQCCFCGLSEDNELEFGKIYKHGDIVTHYYCLLLSSNMEQKGTDSEGILGFLAFDIQKELRRGKRLVCTYCKRNGATLGCCNTKCKRIFHYPCGLRAGTLNQFFGEFRSFCKYHRPKQKIDPQVTNELAKTNEVNCYICYDSVNSSDIINTIWAPCCKKNAWFHRKCVQQLAVSAGYFFKCPLCNDKKTFQEAMLEFGIFIPSQDASWELEPNAFHELLHRHDQCDAPICLCPKGRKYTSFNAKWELALCRTCGSQGIHMACGQLKWANPVWDCSECISILSKSTETTNSNTTRSMLQQINTDSEDSDSDISVGKESPPPFISNVSISTSTIHTSTVKQRPGPRTFKIKQQLKAAREMQIMQLSNSCKEGTSIGILDSTHVEESTSTNENAKMKFDVLLEEEITEALSAPSSDNVIMLDSDDDVVEVIDNSSLKNTPVTLNVNETETKNLSQSRNEIPEMNTIRNYNLQTIGKLIHINDTRQSFNNNFLRSNSNVTRSVLSNENSLQNEVISDSLKETIHPNKESEYKCVDIFPDIKITNVISLTPEEFEKVPCTVEEQKENNVECLKSHYSNELLSSTPVFQSLLSPSSCSMSNLKRKFDDTFDSTTTLEDKSKRTRNLNTHELEQQSDSFRNLETANRSITPVNNVSTSTFAKNCVQINNNMYDTSANIPNIKSIDQLHIQVKHTCVTNNHALNKQTSNAECSVVDKCILYDVSDASEYKEEDKNVANEGYTTNCDGDAGTRPAAKSRYQKYANATRIDPTEEFIKLDRILSPSDKSGDSDKWKSQNDTEMTPNAMSSNLTHERRNGKTECNNNRLIPEYIRLRDLKFRVYNPNNLQMTLYDKFSVNINMESATNTKRNMKLDASSRKAVQQKVLKMQSETSSNFRSGNVFHSISSTYNKDKTKYNVFINDQSESFRDDAKENLDPIITIPCKSITDNSVTSTTAVANNLTVSTNSNNHSEDENSTHFVHNTSKIIEEDNWRNRENLVNNINIVNNAENTFDVEERINATPYATVHSNEKHFRNISDMQNIQSLNSDHVTSSIGEKRNVKIGIRNDSFESTKLVHQALYFEDRVNSKTENKTKSMIETCFKISIDLKKIENFIDNNPDLFFIYKKKDDERCFEKLDFLKERTDTTETINISTKHITLPKNKVAELKNQINEDNKKTEDVIGTENLAQEPRYIKSSLRNNQKRDLQRTINHFEKQCIFNR